The Vicia villosa cultivar HV-30 ecotype Madison, WI linkage group LG1, Vvil1.0, whole genome shotgun sequence genome includes a region encoding these proteins:
- the LOC131630968 gene encoding FIP1[III]-like protein isoform X2, with the protein MEHDFADDDFGELYADLQLPPISPPQQNNDCADSNDNTVASDTAAVASDSAAVANDDYAGTDSDDGLDIVLNDDDCRGFAVGCDGDVHGGGLDKNGGRECSEQSKAGSEFVSSDAHYGKGGYGSQFFRSKLMKTQGSVFANNCSSFAQGRGDNMQNRASSSGYFDGSFLPWHWKIYGVNIDKLEEKPWRIPGADITDYFNFGFDENTWKQYCLSMPKGRAIQVEDSLVERQPSIHTRRPRDIDSDVVIQIKVHGSPGNNSGSVKSNIHDLSEVGELLSGNNRYKSNSSNESDVLSDEQLENAKKSEESSGQERKVLIPDVVKVQHSDEEDRDSKDGKLPEEEIKLEERVGIDTCSADPCWSEPELSFGDQELSLTSYSDNDSEGTQDSLHVYNDRNHSPLRSHLVSSDANLKESLSLYDKTSKNISVNRKPVNISYYSRNRGTVQQDQRHQSGSRHMPSSKLTKHIENDNNISHTPRSSRRNLSPWGHQFVNYRSHERLQYFGSHERNDVSYNWETKQTCYYGADKNVDDLDHTVYSEYSDRESEDRFRENGNQYIRRSGDKRECVLERRTLLKYNEDSGWHDASRKQYVDDHPSLLSYRESRQFHPRHSNFPAEDREAQRQIKHYRPLFNNRNCDYDQYFDEDEFETLNKSCRMPSSFAKREREFFDNTHEEQFLRSDRVLEKYTGRDRHHYRSPVVVDTLCSGEPEDEFADYACNQNSYLKYQRQPYTGSDRYCMHRESDSFRGHERHNHATNSRNDWHYDYTDAIEEDCTTSPVDECEFYPLPSEVPHWSNNDNIDWPHDGYGLYPDEGARFYEETPRHERHARNVTLHARMHRHDIKLQQHRILLSKRDRDSFLKRSSKVMSRDHCHQTVMRCRKSVDMVNREGKSAKNSRVTCNNRHENLDQGNAEKRKALVGFDDSRQKAIKLDNSNPQYDNGNKKQLQNLSDKGQKKGLDIEEGEIVIEEPHVEVSVSRKGVPEGAAVADSTKNKISQNGHTSELHTSNTDSEKILVTLAKMEKRRERFKQPISLKKEAEQPISLKKEAEKSLEAEQSLKLNTESTVNIGEIKQHRPIRKRRWNGG; encoded by the exons ATGGAACACGATTTCGCTGACGACGATTTCGGAGAACTTTACGCCGACCTCCAACTTCCCCCCATTTCACCACCACAACAAAACAATGACTGCGCCGATTCAAACGACAACACCGTTGCCTCCGATACCGCCGCCGTTGCCTCCGATTCCGCCGCCGTTGCAAATGATGATTATGCTGGAACTGACAGCGACGATGGTTTGGATATAGTTTTGAACGACGACGATTGTCGTGGTTTTGCAGTTGGTTGTGATGGCGATGTTCATGGTGGAGGTTTGGATAAAAACGGTGGTCGGGAGTGCTCCGAGCAGTCGAAAGCTGGCTCGGAGTTTGTTAGTTCTGATGCACATTATGGTAAAGGGGGATACGGTTCACAATTTTTTCGTTCTAAG CTTATGAAGACTCAAGGGTCCGTGTTTGCAAACAATTGTTCGTCTTTCGCTCAAGGAAGGGGGGATAATATGCAGAATCGGGCGTCAAGCTCCGGTTACTTTGATGGATCTTTTCTTCCTTGGCATTG GAAAATATATGGTGTAAACATTGATAAACTTGAGGAGAAGCCGTGGAGGATTCCTGGAGCTGACATAACAGATTACTTCAATTTTGGTTTTGATGAGAACACCTGGAAGCAGTACTGTCTGTCTATG CCAAAGGGGAGGGCAATACAGGTTGAGGACAGTCTGGTTGAGCGCCAACCGTCCATACATACGAGGCGTCCACGTGATATAGATTCTGATGTTGTTATACAG ATCAAGGTGCATGGATCCCCTGGCAACAATTCTGGTTCTGTCAAAAGCAACATACACGATTTATCTGAAGTGGGGGAACTACTTTCAGGAAATAATAGATACAAAAGCAATTCTTCCAATGAAAGTGATGTTCTATCTGATGAGCAACTAGAAAATGCTAAAAAATCAGAAGAGTCATCTGGTCAAGAAAG AAAAGTGCTGATTCCTGATGTGGTTAAAGTTCAGCATTCAGATGAAGAGGACCGAGATTCCAAAGATGGTAAATTGCCAGAGGAAGAAATAAAATTAGAGGAGAGAGTTGGCATTGACACATGTAGTGCAGATCCATGCTGGAGTGAACCAGAATTATCATTTGGTGATCAAGAACTTAGTCTGACTTCCTATTCTGACAATGATTCTGAGGGAACTCAAGATAGTCTACATGTTTATAATGATCGAAATCATAGCCCTTTAAGAAGTCATTTGGTGAGTTCTGATGCCAACTTAAAGGAGTCTTTGTCACTTTATGATAAAACCTCAAAGAACATCAGTGTCAACAGAAAACCAGTAAATATATCTTATTACTCAAGAAATAGAGGTACAGTACAACAGGATCAGAGGCATCAAAGTGGTAGTAGGCATATGCCCAGTTCCAAGCTGACAAAGCACATAGAAAATGATAATAATATATCTCACACCCCGAGATCCAGCCGAAGGAATCTGTCTCCATGGGGTCATCAATTTGTTAATTACAGATCGCATGAACGGCTCCAATATTTTGGAAGTCATGAAAGAAACGATGTTTCATATAATTGGGAAACAAAACAAACTTGCTATTATGGTGCTGACAAAAATGTTGATGACCTGGATCATACAGTATACAGTGAATATTCAGATAGGGAAAGTGAAGACAGATTCAGGGAGAATGGAAATCAATATATCAGAAGAAGTGGGGATAAGAGGGAGTGTGTTTTAGAACGAAGAACTCTATTAAAATATAATGAAGACAGTGGTTGGCATGATGCTAGTAGAAAACAGTATGTTGATGATCACCCAAGTCTCCTCTCATACAGGGAGTCAAGGCAGTTTCATCCAAGGCACTCCAACTTTCCTGCTGAAGATAGGGAAGCTCAAAGGCAAATAAAGCATTACAGGCCTCTGTTTAACAACAGAAACTGTGATTATGATCAATATTTTGATGAAGATGAGTTTGAGACTTTAAACAAAAGTTGTAGAATGCCCTCTTCTTTTGCCAAGAGAGAAAGGGAATTTTTTGATAATACACATGAAGAACAGTTTCTTCGAAGTGATAGAGTACTAGAAAAATATACAGGAAGGGATAGACATCATTACAGGTCCCCCGTAGTTGTGGATACCCTGTGTTCTGGGGAACCAGAAGATGAGTTCGCTGATTATGCATGTAATCAGAATTCATATTTGAAGTATCAGAGACAACCTTATACTGGTTCAGATAGATATTGTATGCATAGAGAGAGTGATAGTTTTAGGGGACATGAGAGACATAACCATGCTACCAACAGTAGAAATGACTGGCACTATGATTATACTGATGCTATTGAAGAAGATTGCACAACATCTCCCGTAGACGAATGTGAGTTTTACCCTCTCCCATCTGAGGTTCCACACTGGAGCAACAATGATAATATTGATTGGCCTCATGATGGATATGGATTGTACCCTGACGAGGGTGCAAGATTCTATGAGGAAACTCCAAGGCACGAAAGACATGCAAGAAATGTAACTTTGCATGCTAGGATGCATAGACATGATATAAAATTGCAGCAGCATCGGATACTATTATCAAAGAGAGATCGAGACAGCTTTTTAAAAAGAAGCTCTAAGGTTATGAGTAGAGATCACTGTCACCAGACAGTGATGAGATGCAGGAAATCGGTTGACATGGTTAATAGGGAAGGAAAG TCTGCAAAAAATTCCAGAGTGACGTGCAACAATAGACATGAAAATTTGGATCAAGGGAATGCTGAGAAGCGGAAAGCTTTGGTGGGTTTTGATGATTCTCGTCAGAAGGCTATCAAACTTGACAACTCAAATCCTCAGTATGACAATGGAAATAAGAAACAACTTCAGAACCTTTCAGATAAAGGACAGAAAAAAGGTTTGGATATAGAAGAAGGTGAAATAGTAATAGAAGAGCCACATGTGGAGGTTTCTGTATCCAGAAAAGGTGTTCCCGAGGGTGCAGCAGTTGCTGACAGTACGAAGAACAAAATCTCACAAAATGGACACACTTCTGAACTGCATACGAGTAATACTGACAGCGAGAAGATTCTTGTTACATTGGCCAAAATGGAGAAACGTAGGGAGCGCTTTAAGCAGCCCATCAGTTTGAAAAAAGAAGCTGAGCAGCCCATCAGTTTGAAAAAAGAAGCTGAAAAGAGTTTAGAGGCTGAACAGAGTTTGAAGCTGAACACTGAGTCGACAGTTAATATAGGCGAAATAAAGCAACATAGGCCAATTCGAAAGAGGCGCTGGAACGGTGGTTAG
- the LOC131630968 gene encoding FIP1[III]-like protein isoform X1 translates to MEHDFADDDFGELYADLQLPPISPPQQNNDCADSNDNTVASDTAAVASDSAAVANDDYAGTDSDDGLDIVLNDDDCRGFAVGCDGDVHGGGLDKNGGRECSEQSKAGSEFVSSDAHYGKGGYGSQFFRSKLMKTQGSVFANNCSSFAQGRGDNMQNRASSSGYFDGSFLPWHWKIYGVNIDKLEEKPWRIPGADITDYFNFGFDENTWKQYCLSMASTQERFDQPVSESLLSHSSKCEMPKGRAIQVEDSLVERQPSIHTRRPRDIDSDVVIQIKVHGSPGNNSGSVKSNIHDLSEVGELLSGNNRYKSNSSNESDVLSDEQLENAKKSEESSGQERKVLIPDVVKVQHSDEEDRDSKDGKLPEEEIKLEERVGIDTCSADPCWSEPELSFGDQELSLTSYSDNDSEGTQDSLHVYNDRNHSPLRSHLVSSDANLKESLSLYDKTSKNISVNRKPVNISYYSRNRGTVQQDQRHQSGSRHMPSSKLTKHIENDNNISHTPRSSRRNLSPWGHQFVNYRSHERLQYFGSHERNDVSYNWETKQTCYYGADKNVDDLDHTVYSEYSDRESEDRFRENGNQYIRRSGDKRECVLERRTLLKYNEDSGWHDASRKQYVDDHPSLLSYRESRQFHPRHSNFPAEDREAQRQIKHYRPLFNNRNCDYDQYFDEDEFETLNKSCRMPSSFAKREREFFDNTHEEQFLRSDRVLEKYTGRDRHHYRSPVVVDTLCSGEPEDEFADYACNQNSYLKYQRQPYTGSDRYCMHRESDSFRGHERHNHATNSRNDWHYDYTDAIEEDCTTSPVDECEFYPLPSEVPHWSNNDNIDWPHDGYGLYPDEGARFYEETPRHERHARNVTLHARMHRHDIKLQQHRILLSKRDRDSFLKRSSKVMSRDHCHQTVMRCRKSVDMVNREGKSAKNSRVTCNNRHENLDQGNAEKRKALVGFDDSRQKAIKLDNSNPQYDNGNKKQLQNLSDKGQKKGLDIEEGEIVIEEPHVEVSVSRKGVPEGAAVADSTKNKISQNGHTSELHTSNTDSEKILVTLAKMEKRRERFKQPISLKKEAEQPISLKKEAEKSLEAEQSLKLNTESTVNIGEIKQHRPIRKRRWNGG, encoded by the exons ATGGAACACGATTTCGCTGACGACGATTTCGGAGAACTTTACGCCGACCTCCAACTTCCCCCCATTTCACCACCACAACAAAACAATGACTGCGCCGATTCAAACGACAACACCGTTGCCTCCGATACCGCCGCCGTTGCCTCCGATTCCGCCGCCGTTGCAAATGATGATTATGCTGGAACTGACAGCGACGATGGTTTGGATATAGTTTTGAACGACGACGATTGTCGTGGTTTTGCAGTTGGTTGTGATGGCGATGTTCATGGTGGAGGTTTGGATAAAAACGGTGGTCGGGAGTGCTCCGAGCAGTCGAAAGCTGGCTCGGAGTTTGTTAGTTCTGATGCACATTATGGTAAAGGGGGATACGGTTCACAATTTTTTCGTTCTAAG CTTATGAAGACTCAAGGGTCCGTGTTTGCAAACAATTGTTCGTCTTTCGCTCAAGGAAGGGGGGATAATATGCAGAATCGGGCGTCAAGCTCCGGTTACTTTGATGGATCTTTTCTTCCTTGGCATTG GAAAATATATGGTGTAAACATTGATAAACTTGAGGAGAAGCCGTGGAGGATTCCTGGAGCTGACATAACAGATTACTTCAATTTTGGTTTTGATGAGAACACCTGGAAGCAGTACTGTCTGTCTATG GCATCCACACAGGAGCGATTTGATCAACCTGTATCAGAGAGCTTACTATCTCATTCCTCAAAATGTGAAATG CCAAAGGGGAGGGCAATACAGGTTGAGGACAGTCTGGTTGAGCGCCAACCGTCCATACATACGAGGCGTCCACGTGATATAGATTCTGATGTTGTTATACAG ATCAAGGTGCATGGATCCCCTGGCAACAATTCTGGTTCTGTCAAAAGCAACATACACGATTTATCTGAAGTGGGGGAACTACTTTCAGGAAATAATAGATACAAAAGCAATTCTTCCAATGAAAGTGATGTTCTATCTGATGAGCAACTAGAAAATGCTAAAAAATCAGAAGAGTCATCTGGTCAAGAAAG AAAAGTGCTGATTCCTGATGTGGTTAAAGTTCAGCATTCAGATGAAGAGGACCGAGATTCCAAAGATGGTAAATTGCCAGAGGAAGAAATAAAATTAGAGGAGAGAGTTGGCATTGACACATGTAGTGCAGATCCATGCTGGAGTGAACCAGAATTATCATTTGGTGATCAAGAACTTAGTCTGACTTCCTATTCTGACAATGATTCTGAGGGAACTCAAGATAGTCTACATGTTTATAATGATCGAAATCATAGCCCTTTAAGAAGTCATTTGGTGAGTTCTGATGCCAACTTAAAGGAGTCTTTGTCACTTTATGATAAAACCTCAAAGAACATCAGTGTCAACAGAAAACCAGTAAATATATCTTATTACTCAAGAAATAGAGGTACAGTACAACAGGATCAGAGGCATCAAAGTGGTAGTAGGCATATGCCCAGTTCCAAGCTGACAAAGCACATAGAAAATGATAATAATATATCTCACACCCCGAGATCCAGCCGAAGGAATCTGTCTCCATGGGGTCATCAATTTGTTAATTACAGATCGCATGAACGGCTCCAATATTTTGGAAGTCATGAAAGAAACGATGTTTCATATAATTGGGAAACAAAACAAACTTGCTATTATGGTGCTGACAAAAATGTTGATGACCTGGATCATACAGTATACAGTGAATATTCAGATAGGGAAAGTGAAGACAGATTCAGGGAGAATGGAAATCAATATATCAGAAGAAGTGGGGATAAGAGGGAGTGTGTTTTAGAACGAAGAACTCTATTAAAATATAATGAAGACAGTGGTTGGCATGATGCTAGTAGAAAACAGTATGTTGATGATCACCCAAGTCTCCTCTCATACAGGGAGTCAAGGCAGTTTCATCCAAGGCACTCCAACTTTCCTGCTGAAGATAGGGAAGCTCAAAGGCAAATAAAGCATTACAGGCCTCTGTTTAACAACAGAAACTGTGATTATGATCAATATTTTGATGAAGATGAGTTTGAGACTTTAAACAAAAGTTGTAGAATGCCCTCTTCTTTTGCCAAGAGAGAAAGGGAATTTTTTGATAATACACATGAAGAACAGTTTCTTCGAAGTGATAGAGTACTAGAAAAATATACAGGAAGGGATAGACATCATTACAGGTCCCCCGTAGTTGTGGATACCCTGTGTTCTGGGGAACCAGAAGATGAGTTCGCTGATTATGCATGTAATCAGAATTCATATTTGAAGTATCAGAGACAACCTTATACTGGTTCAGATAGATATTGTATGCATAGAGAGAGTGATAGTTTTAGGGGACATGAGAGACATAACCATGCTACCAACAGTAGAAATGACTGGCACTATGATTATACTGATGCTATTGAAGAAGATTGCACAACATCTCCCGTAGACGAATGTGAGTTTTACCCTCTCCCATCTGAGGTTCCACACTGGAGCAACAATGATAATATTGATTGGCCTCATGATGGATATGGATTGTACCCTGACGAGGGTGCAAGATTCTATGAGGAAACTCCAAGGCACGAAAGACATGCAAGAAATGTAACTTTGCATGCTAGGATGCATAGACATGATATAAAATTGCAGCAGCATCGGATACTATTATCAAAGAGAGATCGAGACAGCTTTTTAAAAAGAAGCTCTAAGGTTATGAGTAGAGATCACTGTCACCAGACAGTGATGAGATGCAGGAAATCGGTTGACATGGTTAATAGGGAAGGAAAG TCTGCAAAAAATTCCAGAGTGACGTGCAACAATAGACATGAAAATTTGGATCAAGGGAATGCTGAGAAGCGGAAAGCTTTGGTGGGTTTTGATGATTCTCGTCAGAAGGCTATCAAACTTGACAACTCAAATCCTCAGTATGACAATGGAAATAAGAAACAACTTCAGAACCTTTCAGATAAAGGACAGAAAAAAGGTTTGGATATAGAAGAAGGTGAAATAGTAATAGAAGAGCCACATGTGGAGGTTTCTGTATCCAGAAAAGGTGTTCCCGAGGGTGCAGCAGTTGCTGACAGTACGAAGAACAAAATCTCACAAAATGGACACACTTCTGAACTGCATACGAGTAATACTGACAGCGAGAAGATTCTTGTTACATTGGCCAAAATGGAGAAACGTAGGGAGCGCTTTAAGCAGCCCATCAGTTTGAAAAAAGAAGCTGAGCAGCCCATCAGTTTGAAAAAAGAAGCTGAAAAGAGTTTAGAGGCTGAACAGAGTTTGAAGCTGAACACTGAGTCGACAGTTAATATAGGCGAAATAAAGCAACATAGGCCAATTCGAAAGAGGCGCTGGAACGGTGGTTAG